One genomic window of Danaus plexippus chromosome 23, MEX_DaPlex, whole genome shotgun sequence includes the following:
- the LOC116774863 gene encoding cytochrome P450 4C1-like: MFLLILLWTLVFLLWIWLKRDTNKDEPPTFFALDLRKLYRITEDTEGFWSLIKEMSRECQKLDGVMKLSFGPRTVYVLTDPEDCFTVSNACLQKDSVYDFAKNWIGNGLITSSVPVWKMHRKLLNPIFNARILNNFLGVFNSLSRTLIKNLEVEVGKGPFDPHAYSRRYALELICMASFGTKLMENLESKNKYMNKIDEIMNIYISRIQVFLFHSNFMYSFSSLKKREDECIETMSNITNTVKYKKDEIMNIYISRIQVFLFHSNFMYSFSSLKKREDECIETMSNITNTVLSEMKTSYKEKKCFNTEEKKTKGFEFETLAEIILKICENNSSQFTDQDIRQHIDTFIAAGEDTSAGFIMLCLVTVGSYPRVQEEIHKELNQVFGDEDRDVTKEDLNKLVYLDAVIKETMRFYPMVPAIARYVDKNVKLRNCTLSKGRTVILSIYGIHRHPMWGPDADEFRPERWLSQQTNYYKYFASFGFGRRVCIGKAMAIASLKVTFAHIFQNYRIHGDHKNMKLKYEITLKAVSGQYITIERKNRKQ; this comes from the exons ATGTTCCTGTTAATATTACTGTGGACGTTGGTATTTCTACTTTGGATATGGTTAAAAAGAGATACGAATAAAGATGAACCACCGACATTTTTTGCTTTAGACTTGAGAAAACTATACCGTATTACAGAAGATACTGAAG GTTTCTGGAgtcttataaaagaaatgagcAGAGAGTGTCAAAAACTAGATGGAGTTATGAAACTGTCTTTTGGTCCTCGAACCGTATatg TTCTAACAGACCCTGAAGATTGTTTCACTGTGTCAAATGCGTGCTTACAAAAGGATAGCGTTTATGACTTCGCAAAAAACTGGATTGGAAATGGCCTCATCACGTCATCGG tACCGGTTTGGAAAATGCatagaaaactattaaatCCAATATTCAATGCTcgtatattgaataattttttgggTGTCTTCAACAGTCTATCTCGTACCCTCATCAAAAATCTAGAAGTAGAAGTTGGGAAAGGACCTTTTGATCCCCATGCTTATTCCAGACGTTACGCTTTGGAATTAATATGTA TGGCTTCTTTTGGAACGAAGTTAATGGAGAACCTAGAatctaaaaacaaatacatgaaTAAGATAGatgaaataatgaatatttatatatcaagaatacaagtttttttgtttcatagcAATTTTATGTACAGTTTTTCAAGTTTAAAGAAGAGAGAAGACGAATGTATTGAGACAATGAGCAACATTACAAACACAGTGA aatataaaaaagatgaaataatgaatatttatatatcaagaatacaagtttttttgtttcatagcAATTTTATGTACAGTTTTTCAAGTTTAAAGAAGAGAGAAGACGAATGTATTGAGACAATGAGCAACATTACAAACACA gTTCTCAGTGAAATGAAAACAagctataaagaaaaaaaatgttttaatacagaagaaaagaaaacaaaag GTTTCGAATTCGAAACATTGGcggaaattattttgaaaatttgtgAGAATAATAGTTCACAGTTCACTGATCAGGATATAAGACAACATATAGACACATTTATTGCAGCTGGCGAAGACACTTCCGCCggatttattatgttatgtttgGTCACCGTAGGTTCCTATCCACGAGTGCAAGAAGAAATACACAAGGa GTTAAACCAGGTTTTTGGCGATGAAGACAGAGATGTGACTAAAGAAGACCTTAACAAACTAGTTTACTTAGATGCAGTAATAAAAGAGACAATGCGTTTTTACCCAATGGTACCTGCTATAGCACGATATGTCGATAAGAACGTCAAACTAC gtaACTGCACTTTATCAAAAGGTCGCACTGTAATTTTATCGATCTATGGAATACATCGACATCCAATGTGGGGTCCAGACGCTGATGAGTTTAGACCGGAACGGTGGCTTTCCCAACAAACCAATTATTACAAGTATTTTGCTAGTTTTGGTTTCGGTCGCAGAGTTTGTatag gaAAAGCGATGGCAATCGCATCGCTGAAAGTTACTTTCGCTCacatatttcaaaactacAGAATTCACGGCGAccacaaaaatatgaaattaaagtatGAGATTACTCTGAAAGCTGTTTCCGGACAGTACATCacaattgaaagaaaaaatagaaagcaatga